In a single window of the Delftia tsuruhatensis genome:
- a CDS encoding GspH/FimT family pseudopilin — MVTAGFSHDGYLVCSGRFRLASGELVRVRQALGFTLIEMMVVLALAAILAALAAPSFTAQIANQRVDSAAQELQSLLQFARSEAVYRRVESSFTGMGRAWTARAGLQLLREAQVPAAVTVLPTGDSTQGVKFETTGSAKLVSGASTPYTLAVTAPDATRMHCLSVTRSGVVRQQKLPAGGSC, encoded by the coding sequence ATGGTCACAGCTGGTTTTTCGCATGATGGATACCTCGTTTGCAGCGGGCGATTTCGCTTGGCATCGGGGGAGCTTGTCAGGGTCCGGCAGGCACTCGGCTTCACCCTGATAGAGATGATGGTCGTGCTGGCCTTGGCTGCCATTTTGGCCGCTCTGGCTGCTCCTTCGTTCACGGCGCAGATCGCCAATCAGCGCGTCGATTCGGCCGCGCAGGAGTTGCAGTCGTTGCTGCAGTTCGCTCGCTCCGAAGCTGTGTACCGGCGCGTGGAAAGCAGCTTTACAGGCATGGGGCGGGCCTGGACCGCGCGGGCGGGTCTGCAATTGCTGCGTGAGGCGCAGGTACCTGCGGCGGTGACGGTATTGCCGACCGGCGACTCAACCCAGGGCGTCAAGTTCGAGACGACAGGCTCTGCCAAGCTGGTCTCCGGGGCCAGCACGCCATACACGCTGGCGGTTACCGCGCCCGATGCCACGCGCATGCATTGTCTGAGCGTGACGCGCTCGGGCGTGGTGCGTCAGCAAAAACTGCCTGCTGGCGGGAGCTGCTGA
- a CDS encoding methyl-accepting chemotaxis protein, with protein sequence MKFRSWTVKTKLSVAFTAMAFLVILVSLFALQALGDANHHLNAFVNGVNARAHLVEEVRAAVDRRAIAARNLVLVTTPSDREMERNAVVAAQADVKDRLERLKALAAAADAGADTRELVARIDQVEQRYGPVASEIVALALDLRSEAAIAKMNDECRPLLAKLVEATMQFSEMTGKRSGAVIEEASRAYAQRRNLLIGVSAAACLLALVMGQLIARGLARALGAEPVQLGEVARQIAKGNLSSELVCGNAPADSVRASLNAMQQSLAAVVSEVRNNADSVAVASEQISKGNADLSQRTERQACALQETAASMDQLSSTVRQNADNARQGNELARGASQVAARGGEAVREVVTAMHDISESSRQIGDIVGVIDGIAFQTNILALNAAVEAARAGEQGKGFAVVAGEVRSLAQRSAQAAREIRQLIATSATRVQQGAERADQAGATMAQVVQSIQQVTDLMGEISGASEEQSAGVAQVGLAVGQMDQATQQNAALVEESAAAASSLKAQAQQLVQAVATFRLDGRDSGTDVRRRPVIAGPMAAPTARLS encoded by the coding sequence ATGAAATTCCGCTCCTGGACCGTCAAGACCAAGCTGTCCGTGGCCTTTACCGCCATGGCATTCCTGGTGATCCTGGTTTCCCTGTTTGCCTTGCAGGCGCTCGGCGATGCCAACCACCATCTCAACGCTTTCGTGAACGGTGTCAATGCGCGGGCCCATCTGGTCGAGGAGGTTCGAGCGGCCGTGGATCGGCGCGCCATCGCCGCGCGCAATCTGGTGCTGGTCACGACGCCATCGGACCGTGAGATGGAGAGAAACGCCGTGGTCGCCGCGCAGGCGGATGTCAAAGACCGGCTGGAGCGGCTCAAGGCCCTGGCGGCTGCTGCCGATGCGGGCGCAGACACCCGCGAGCTGGTGGCGCGCATCGACCAAGTCGAGCAGCGCTATGGCCCCGTGGCCAGCGAGATCGTTGCGCTGGCCCTCGACCTCCGCAGCGAGGCCGCCATCGCCAAGATGAATGATGAATGCCGCCCGCTGCTGGCCAAGCTGGTCGAGGCGACCATGCAATTCAGCGAGATGACCGGCAAACGTTCCGGCGCGGTCATCGAGGAGGCGTCCCGGGCCTATGCCCAGCGGCGCAACCTGTTGATCGGTGTCAGCGCGGCAGCCTGCCTGCTGGCCTTGGTCATGGGCCAGTTGATTGCACGAGGCCTGGCACGTGCCCTGGGGGCGGAGCCCGTTCAACTGGGGGAGGTCGCGCGGCAGATCGCCAAGGGCAACCTGAGTTCCGAGCTCGTGTGCGGCAATGCCCCGGCCGACAGCGTGAGGGCGTCGTTGAACGCCATGCAGCAGAGCCTGGCCGCCGTGGTCTCCGAGGTGCGCAACAACGCCGACAGCGTGGCGGTGGCCAGCGAGCAGATCTCCAAGGGCAATGCGGATCTGAGCCAGCGCACGGAGCGCCAGGCCTGCGCACTGCAGGAAACCGCCGCCTCCATGGACCAGTTGTCTTCCACGGTCCGACAGAATGCGGACAACGCGCGCCAAGGAAACGAGCTGGCACGGGGTGCGAGCCAGGTGGCGGCGCGCGGCGGCGAGGCGGTGCGCGAGGTTGTCACCGCCATGCACGATATCAGCGAGAGTTCGCGGCAGATCGGGGACATCGTCGGTGTCATCGACGGCATTGCCTTCCAGACCAACATCCTGGCTCTCAACGCGGCCGTCGAGGCCGCGCGGGCGGGAGAGCAGGGCAAGGGTTTCGCCGTCGTCGCGGGCGAGGTGCGCAGCCTGGCGCAGCGCAGCGCCCAGGCTGCCCGGGAAATCAGGCAGCTGATCGCCACCAGTGCCACGCGTGTGCAGCAGGGGGCCGAGCGCGCCGACCAGGCCGGCGCCACGATGGCCCAGGTGGTGCAGTCCATCCAGCAGGTGACAGACCTGATGGGGGAGATCAGCGGAGCCAGCGAGGAGCAGAGCGCTGGTGTGGCCCAGGTCGGACTTGCGGTCGGGCAGATGGATCAGGCCACCCAGCAGAACGCAGCGCTGGTGGAGGAAAGCGCGGCCGCGGCGTCCAGCCTCAAGGCGCAGGCGCAGCAACTGGTGCAGGCCGTGGCCACTTTCAGGCTTGATGGCCGGGACAGCGGTACGGATGTCCGGCGACGCCCGGTCATCGCCGGGCCCATGGCGGCGCCCACCGCCCGGTTGAGCTAG
- a CDS encoding putative bifunctional diguanylate cyclase/phosphodiesterase: MLRSARSRFIWLITATYGMLSVAWIILSDKLLFALAGDSDISAISTAKGIFFVSATVFLLYFALHFVPPEIVEGRVRSHGGHRIPRWAAYLFAAALSIAALAVREPLVGHFGERSLAILFMLPVLLGALVGGLGPGLLATAASVLGMDQLAMEPLFSLYVSAAQDRVHLAIVALNGVIVSLLVESLQHSLRQSEFRRQLLDSVISGTSDAIYVKDMQGRYLLANEAAARYVGRPIEELLGKSDSDIFPEETARRIMDMDRAILHAGHTSTHEEHVETGNGQALDFLVTKGPVLNARGQQSGLFGISHDITARKTSERELAQAAIVFESSHQGIMIVSPARHISRVNPAFSRITGYTLEEVLGKTPRALSSGVHGPRFYQQMWQDIDRAGFWSGEIWNRRKSGEIYAQLLSISVARGSDGAVQHYIGVFTDISELKAHEAALDRAIYYDALTGLPGRRLLVERLDKAVLRASASSKSLAVCFIDLDGFKEINDRLGHGAGDRFLIGVAEHLKAVLHGDDTLARLGGDEFVLLLQNLESVRECPSVLERILQAASRPVTVDGTSVATSASIGVCFYPDDHATPDTLLRHADQAMCQAKLAGKNRYHLFDPEHDRRAQAHRLQTGRLRTALEQQQFQLHYQPKVELATGRLLGVEALLRWQDPGHGLKAPAEFLSFITGSELELPLGQWIIDEAIAQAAAWAAQGLDIQVSINVGAGQLLAPGFCNRLEQVLARYPDLPAQRIELEILESAALADLEQAIEVLHCCRRAGVGFALDDFGTGYSSLTYLRKLPVQVIKIDQSFIRDMLSDSDDLSIVESVIHLATTFKLQAVAEGVETREHARRLLDMGCHHAQGYGIAMPMPAGQLPGWARQWAAGNNWLAAR, translated from the coding sequence ATGCTCCGATCGGCACGAAGCCGCTTCATATGGCTCATTACCGCCACCTACGGAATGCTGTCTGTGGCGTGGATCATCTTGTCTGACAAGCTGCTGTTTGCCTTGGCAGGAGATTCTGATATCAGCGCGATTTCGACGGCGAAGGGAATCTTCTTTGTCTCGGCCACCGTATTTCTGCTGTACTTCGCACTCCATTTCGTTCCGCCGGAAATAGTGGAAGGCAGGGTCAGGTCACACGGCGGCCACCGGATTCCCCGCTGGGCCGCCTATCTGTTCGCAGCGGCCTTGAGCATTGCAGCCCTGGCTGTGCGTGAACCCTTGGTCGGCCATTTCGGCGAACGCTCCCTGGCCATTCTGTTCATGCTTCCCGTGCTGCTCGGCGCCCTGGTCGGCGGACTCGGCCCCGGGCTGCTGGCAACGGCTGCATCCGTCCTGGGCATGGACCAACTGGCCATGGAACCCTTGTTCAGCCTGTATGTGTCCGCTGCCCAAGATCGTGTCCATCTCGCCATCGTGGCGCTCAACGGAGTGATCGTCAGCCTTCTGGTGGAATCCCTGCAACACTCTTTGCGGCAATCCGAATTCCGGCGCCAATTGCTGGACTCCGTGATCTCGGGGACGTCCGATGCGATCTATGTGAAGGACATGCAGGGCCGCTACCTGCTCGCCAATGAGGCGGCAGCCAGATATGTAGGCCGGCCCATCGAGGAACTTCTGGGAAAAAGCGATTCCGATATCTTCCCTGAGGAAACGGCACGACGAATCATGGACATGGATCGGGCAATTCTTCACGCAGGGCACACGAGTACACACGAAGAACATGTGGAAACCGGGAATGGCCAGGCGCTGGACTTCCTCGTGACAAAGGGCCCTGTTCTCAATGCCAGAGGACAGCAATCGGGATTGTTCGGGATATCACACGACATCACTGCCCGGAAAACCTCCGAGCGGGAACTGGCCCAGGCCGCGATTGTTTTCGAAAGCAGCCACCAGGGGATCATGATCGTCTCCCCTGCCAGGCACATCAGCAGAGTCAATCCCGCGTTTTCGCGGATCACCGGTTACACCCTGGAGGAAGTGCTCGGGAAAACGCCCAGGGCGCTCTCATCGGGGGTTCACGGTCCCCGGTTCTACCAGCAGATGTGGCAGGACATCGACCGCGCGGGCTTCTGGAGCGGCGAAATCTGGAATCGCCGCAAATCGGGCGAGATCTACGCACAACTGCTATCCATTTCGGTCGCCCGCGGCAGCGACGGAGCCGTGCAGCACTACATCGGCGTGTTCACCGACATCAGTGAACTCAAGGCCCATGAGGCCGCGCTGGACAGAGCAATCTACTACGACGCCCTGACCGGGCTGCCCGGCAGGCGCCTGCTGGTGGAGCGACTGGACAAGGCCGTGTTGCGCGCATCGGCCAGCAGCAAATCCCTTGCCGTGTGCTTCATCGACCTGGATGGTTTCAAGGAAATCAATGACAGGCTCGGCCACGGCGCAGGCGACAGGTTTCTCATCGGAGTGGCCGAGCACCTGAAGGCCGTACTGCACGGCGACGATACCCTGGCGCGCCTGGGCGGCGACGAGTTCGTGCTGCTGCTCCAGAATCTGGAGTCCGTACGGGAATGCCCCTCGGTGCTGGAGCGCATACTGCAAGCCGCCAGCCGGCCCGTCACCGTGGACGGCACCAGCGTGGCGACCAGTGCGAGCATTGGCGTGTGCTTCTACCCTGACGACCACGCGACCCCGGACACGCTGCTGCGCCATGCGGACCAGGCCATGTGCCAGGCCAAGCTGGCAGGAAAGAACCGCTACCACCTCTTCGACCCGGAGCATGACCGCAGGGCACAGGCCCATCGCCTGCAGACCGGCCGCCTGCGGACAGCGCTGGAGCAGCAGCAGTTCCAGTTGCACTATCAGCCCAAGGTGGAACTGGCCACCGGCCGGCTGCTGGGCGTGGAGGCCCTGCTGCGCTGGCAGGACCCTGGCCATGGCCTCAAGGCGCCAGCGGAGTTTCTGTCATTCATCACGGGCAGCGAGCTGGAACTGCCTCTGGGCCAGTGGATCATTGACGAGGCCATTGCCCAGGCGGCGGCGTGGGCCGCTCAGGGGCTGGACATCCAGGTCAGCATCAATGTCGGTGCCGGTCAACTGCTGGCTCCGGGCTTTTGCAACCGGCTGGAACAGGTACTGGCGCGCTACCCCGACCTGCCCGCCCAGCGCATCGAACTGGAAATCCTGGAAAGCGCCGCGCTGGCCGACCTGGAACAGGCCATCGAAGTGCTCCACTGCTGCCGACGAGCGGGTGTGGGCTTCGCACTGGATGACTTCGGTACCGGCTACTCCTCTCTGACCTACCTGCGCAAGCTGCCAGTACAAGTCATCAAGATAGACCAGAGCTTCATCCGCGACATGCTGAGCGACTCCGATGACCTCAGCATCGTGGAAAGCGTCATCCATCTGGCCACCACCTTCAAGCTGCAAGCGGTGGCCGAAGGCGTGGAGACACGAGAACACGCCCGGCGACTGCTGGACATGGGCTGCCATCACGCCCAGGGCTACGGCATTGCCATGCCCATGCCGGCAGGGCAGCTGCCCGGATGGGCCCGCCAGTGGGCGGCGGGCAACAACTGGCTGGCCGCCCGGTAG
- a CDS encoding chemotaxis protein CheW: MNTATPRQSSVQWLAFHVDGVEYGIDLLQVQEIQSYQAPARIANAAAYCNGVLDLRGEVVPVIDLRLRLGLQARPYDACTVTIVLRLPQGVVGMVVESVTDVVTLEPGHLRAVPAMRGCIAGDCLLAMAVLDKRSLLLVDACRLMDMSAAGLAAAVPAVHHSFPAFPNA; encoded by the coding sequence ATGAACACAGCGACCCCTAGACAATCCTCCGTGCAGTGGCTTGCGTTCCATGTGGATGGCGTGGAGTACGGCATCGATCTGCTGCAGGTGCAGGAAATCCAGTCCTACCAAGCCCCCGCGCGCATCGCCAATGCCGCGGCGTACTGCAACGGCGTGCTGGACCTGCGCGGCGAGGTGGTGCCGGTGATCGACCTGCGCCTCAGGCTGGGCCTGCAAGCCAGACCCTATGACGCTTGCACGGTGACGATCGTGCTGCGCCTGCCGCAGGGCGTGGTGGGCATGGTGGTCGAGAGCGTCACCGACGTGGTCACCCTGGAGCCAGGGCACCTGAGAGCCGTGCCCGCGATGCGGGGTTGCATCGCGGGGGATTGCCTGCTGGCCATGGCAGTGCTGGACAAACGTTCCCTGCTGCTGGTCGATGCCTGCAGGTTGATGGACATGAGCGCAGCCGGCCTGGCTGCCGCAGTGCCTGCCGTTCACCACTCTTTCCCCGCCTTCCCCAACGCCTGA
- a CDS encoding diguanylate cyclase: protein MSATDPRTSASRVSSSNRTSLAIIVGLCLMVIAACAYWMVLLDSHRYIQRYTREQAWLRVAQTSRAVSEQVGAMLTGLDYTLRDIAGDYESGDRDAFHRAVASVQDTYPSGTIVQLSVADAQGRVVYSSLDMAQVAGPAISILDREHFQAHLTGAAKGLFVGSPVQGRVSGQWSIQLSRALHHEGKFSGVLVLSLSPRYISQQLRAIVENQRDVIMLLREDGTYLARSQSQDTVLGGKVPEQRLALFTGRRSHGTYEAQAGPDGLWRMYAWSRVSGFPLVVSMGLDRQSIQGPLDEAVRHSVWRNALGTAVIFLGGLLTAWLARQRGREEEQRKQNERRFMDLAQEVPGGLFQFSVDSKGRHALPFANPGFYAMHCLDPSGKNADLASLAQRVHADDLSALTASIAQAIGAQGHWAHRYRVNCTDGVVHWLHGHARPQRESDGTVVWHGHILDVTQDEALQQALRQSEERLRLTIGAVRDGMWQWDCAKDCVLWDGRCHEMLGLPQQSLGTFSLADFIARLHPLDRQRVQDSLEQHLRQGTEFRVEMRLRQADGHWRWVESRGEVTQRDRDGHPLRMMGTHTDIHERVEQTRMVSALLDRGSALVLMASPRREIVYANERAAAYFGIPAGRMQPLRSFSELHASDVSFESFAELYKLLRMDGAVRTEWALRTHDGSLRWCDMQGVLLDPQDPDGNVIWTLFDVDARHRAETELAQVQQRMEAVIERFPSGLLVTDAAGQRIVATNQMLVSVLGLPMAARALVGEPVQALARYLPAAVAQAVEAQAGPGPYPARQYHRTVHALPDGRHIETEQLPLRKDSRLLGQCWVLHDVTDYKQRESQLEALASTDPLTGARNRRAFMERMEAELERLRMGMGSACSLIMLDIDHFKRVNDTHGHAVGDEVLKQLVATVSRQLRKDDLLGRLGGEEFAVLLAGADEKTSVQRAEALRLAVQQLSVTVPGHPPIRFTVSLGICALAMGDGSVTRCLERADAAMYHSKHTGRNRTTCWTPSLAIGQPQ, encoded by the coding sequence TTGTCTGCTACTGATCCCCGTACCTCCGCCAGCCGCGTATCTTCTTCCAACCGCACATCGCTGGCGATCATCGTGGGCCTGTGCCTCATGGTGATCGCTGCGTGCGCCTACTGGATGGTCCTTCTGGACAGCCACAGGTACATCCAGCGCTATACCCGGGAGCAGGCCTGGTTGCGCGTGGCCCAGACGTCGCGGGCCGTGTCGGAGCAGGTCGGCGCGATGCTCACCGGCCTGGACTACACGCTGCGGGACATCGCAGGCGACTACGAATCGGGGGACAGGGATGCTTTCCACCGTGCCGTGGCCAGCGTGCAGGACACCTATCCATCAGGCACGATCGTGCAACTGTCGGTGGCCGATGCGCAGGGGCGCGTGGTGTACTCCAGCCTGGACATGGCGCAGGTCGCCGGGCCGGCGATCTCCATCCTGGACCGCGAACACTTCCAGGCGCATTTGACGGGAGCGGCCAAGGGGCTTTTCGTGGGCAGCCCCGTGCAAGGCCGCGTCTCCGGCCAATGGAGCATCCAGCTCAGCCGAGCCCTGCACCATGAGGGCAAGTTCTCCGGGGTGTTGGTGCTGTCGCTGTCTCCACGGTACATCTCGCAGCAGTTGCGTGCCATCGTCGAGAACCAGCGCGATGTGATCATGCTGCTGCGCGAGGACGGCACCTATCTTGCCCGCTCGCAATCGCAGGACACGGTCCTGGGGGGCAAGGTGCCCGAACAGCGGCTGGCGCTGTTCACCGGCCGGCGATCCCATGGCACCTATGAGGCACAGGCGGGCCCGGATGGCCTGTGGCGCATGTATGCCTGGAGCCGCGTGAGCGGATTCCCGCTGGTGGTCAGCATGGGACTGGATCGCCAGTCCATCCAGGGACCGCTGGACGAGGCCGTCCGGCACAGTGTGTGGCGCAATGCGCTGGGCACGGCGGTGATCTTTCTGGGGGGGCTGTTGACCGCCTGGCTGGCCCGCCAGCGCGGGCGCGAGGAGGAGCAGCGCAAGCAAAACGAGCGGCGCTTCATGGACCTGGCCCAGGAGGTGCCTGGCGGCCTGTTCCAGTTCAGCGTGGACAGCAAGGGCCGCCACGCCCTGCCTTTCGCCAACCCGGGCTTCTACGCCATGCACTGCCTGGACCCATCGGGAAAGAACGCCGACCTTGCAAGCCTGGCGCAGCGTGTGCACGCCGACGACCTGTCGGCACTGACGGCCTCCATCGCGCAGGCCATAGGCGCCCAGGGCCATTGGGCCCACCGGTATCGCGTCAACTGCACCGACGGGGTGGTGCACTGGTTGCACGGCCATGCCCGCCCGCAAAGGGAAAGCGACGGCACGGTGGTCTGGCATGGCCATATTCTGGACGTGACGCAGGATGAGGCGCTGCAACAGGCATTGCGCCAAAGTGAAGAGCGGCTGCGTCTGACCATCGGTGCGGTGCGCGACGGCATGTGGCAGTGGGACTGTGCCAAGGACTGCGTCCTGTGGGATGGCCGCTGTCACGAGATGCTGGGCCTGCCGCAGCAGTCCCTGGGCACCTTCAGCCTGGCGGACTTCATCGCCCGCCTGCACCCGCTGGACCGGCAGCGCGTGCAGGACAGTCTTGAGCAGCACCTGCGGCAGGGCACGGAGTTCCGGGTGGAGATGCGCTTGCGGCAGGCCGACGGACACTGGCGCTGGGTCGAGTCGCGCGGGGAGGTCACCCAGCGCGATCGGGACGGTCACCCCCTGCGCATGATGGGAACGCATACCGATATCCACGAGCGGGTGGAGCAGACGCGAATGGTCAGCGCCCTGCTGGACCGGGGCAGTGCACTGGTGCTGATGGCCAGTCCACGCAGGGAGATCGTCTACGCCAACGAACGGGCCGCCGCCTACTTCGGCATACCTGCTGGCAGGATGCAGCCGCTGCGGTCTTTCAGCGAACTGCATGCCAGCGATGTCAGCTTCGAGAGCTTCGCGGAGCTGTACAAGCTGCTCAGGATGGACGGTGCCGTGCGTACCGAATGGGCTTTGCGCACACACGACGGATCGCTGCGCTGGTGCGACATGCAGGGGGTGCTTCTGGATCCGCAGGACCCAGACGGCAACGTGATCTGGACGCTGTTCGATGTGGACGCCCGCCACAGGGCAGAGACCGAGCTGGCCCAGGTGCAGCAGCGCATGGAGGCCGTCATCGAGCGCTTCCCCTCGGGCCTGCTGGTGACCGATGCGGCCGGCCAGCGCATAGTGGCCACCAACCAGATGCTGGTGTCCGTGCTGGGGCTTCCCATGGCTGCGCGGGCCCTGGTGGGCGAACCCGTGCAGGCGCTCGCCCGCTACCTGCCGGCGGCCGTCGCGCAGGCGGTTGAGGCACAGGCCGGGCCGGGCCCGTACCCGGCACGGCAATACCACCGTACCGTCCACGCGTTGCCCGATGGCCGGCATATCGAGACGGAGCAGTTGCCCTTGCGCAAGGACTCACGCCTGCTGGGGCAGTGCTGGGTATTGCATGACGTCACGGACTACAAGCAGCGCGAATCGCAACTGGAGGCACTGGCCTCCACCGACCCACTGACGGGGGCACGCAACCGCCGTGCCTTCATGGAACGCATGGAGGCGGAACTGGAGCGCCTGCGGATGGGAATGGGAAGTGCCTGTTCACTGATCATGCTGGACATAGACCACTTCAAGCGCGTCAACGACACCCATGGGCATGCGGTGGGCGACGAGGTGCTCAAGCAACTGGTCGCCACGGTATCCAGGCAACTGCGCAAGGATGATTTGCTGGGGCGCCTGGGCGGCGAAGAGTTCGCCGTGCTGCTGGCGGGTGCGGATGAGAAGACCTCGGTGCAGCGTGCAGAGGCCCTGCGGCTGGCCGTGCAGCAACTGTCGGTCACGGTGCCGGGGCACCCGCCCATCCGCTTCACGGTGAGCCTGGGCATCTGCGCCCTGGCGATGGGCGACGGCTCCGTCACGCGCTGCCTGGAGCGCGCTGACGCAGCCATGTACCACTCCAAGCACACGGGCCGCAACCGCACGACCTGCTGGACCCCCTCGCTGGCCATCGGCCAGCCGCAGTGA
- a CDS encoding HD-GYP domain-containing protein, producing MQKTIALEQLRLGMFIVDIRGGWMQHPFWRSRFLLTDPLDLERLRTSAIEQLSIDTSRGCDVDGGPRPGDRIARAPVAPSQPCGHALPQGADCVGMDEEFKKAAVLCEQSRNAVTSMFEEARMGRALSTQTARALVSEISDSVARNPGALISLARLKTADDYTYLHSMAVCALMVALARQLGLDSTQVHQAGLAGLLHDVGKMAVPPQVLNKPGRLTEAEFSIVQRHPAQGVELLAQSRVDDAVLDVCLHHHEKMDGTGYPERLQADQISLFARMGAVCDVYDAITSNRPYKDGWDPAESIHRMAQWAPGHFDPKVFQAFVRSIGIYPVGSLVRLASARLGVVVGQGPRSLTMPRVKVFYSIASGMRIPERVIDLSHPGSADKIVGREDPAVWRFPDLLALWAPGCGPG from the coding sequence ATGCAAAAGACCATCGCCTTGGAACAGCTGCGCCTGGGCATGTTCATCGTCGACATTCGCGGCGGCTGGATGCAGCATCCCTTCTGGCGCTCCAGGTTCCTGCTGACGGACCCTCTGGACCTGGAGAGGCTGCGCACCAGCGCGATCGAGCAGTTGAGCATCGATACGTCCAGGGGCTGCGACGTGGACGGCGGGCCGCGCCCAGGTGACCGCATTGCCCGCGCGCCCGTGGCACCATCGCAGCCCTGTGGTCACGCCTTGCCCCAGGGGGCGGACTGCGTCGGCATGGACGAAGAATTCAAGAAGGCCGCCGTGTTGTGCGAGCAGTCCAGGAACGCGGTGACCTCCATGTTCGAAGAGGCGCGCATGGGCCGTGCGCTGAGCACACAGACGGCGCGGGCCCTGGTGTCGGAGATCTCCGATTCGGTTGCGCGCAACCCGGGGGCACTGATCAGCCTGGCGCGCCTGAAGACCGCCGATGACTACACCTACCTGCACTCCATGGCGGTATGCGCGCTGATGGTCGCCCTGGCGCGACAACTGGGGCTGGACTCCACCCAGGTCCACCAGGCTGGCCTGGCCGGTCTTTTGCACGATGTGGGCAAGATGGCCGTGCCGCCCCAGGTGCTGAACAAGCCGGGCCGGCTTACCGAAGCCGAGTTTTCCATCGTCCAGCGCCACCCGGCCCAGGGCGTCGAGCTGCTGGCCCAAAGCCGGGTGGATGATGCCGTGCTGGACGTCTGCCTGCACCACCACGAGAAGATGGATGGAACCGGCTATCCCGAACGGCTGCAGGCAGACCAGATATCTCTTTTCGCCAGAATGGGGGCCGTGTGCGACGTCTACGACGCCATCACCTCGAACCGCCCCTACAAGGACGGCTGGGACCCTGCCGAGTCCATTCACAGGATGGCGCAGTGGGCGCCAGGGCATTTCGATCCGAAGGTATTCCAGGCCTTCGTGCGCAGCATCGGCATCTATCCCGTGGGCTCGCTGGTGCGGCTGGCCTCCGCGCGCCTGGGTGTCGTGGTCGGCCAAGGGCCGCGCTCGCTCACCATGCCACGGGTCAAGGTCTTCTACTCCATCGCATCAGGCATGCGGATTCCCGAGAGGGTGATCGATCTTTCCCATCCCGGCAGCGCCGACAAGATCGTGGGGCGTGAAGACCCGGCCGTCTGGCGTTTTCCCGACCTGCTGGCGCTGTGGGCGCCAGGCTGTGGCCCTGGCTGA